The following coding sequences are from one Shewanella violacea DSS12 window:
- a CDS encoding LpxL/LpxP family Kdo(2)-lipid IV(A) lauroyl/palmitoleoyl acyltransferase, producing MVEKAQFSTHLFHPKYWLLWFGVGLMRLTQLLPLSIQMKLGSLIGRLAKAVMGSRVNTAKRNLELCFPEMSASERQDLLNRNFEETGKAIFDTINAWWWSDAKVQSHMSIKGQQHVENTLSDGHGVILFAVHCLPLEMGARVFGQFQPGVGVYRPHNNAVMEYLQVKGRLRSNKALVSKRDLRQMIRCLRSPDVIWYTADQDFGRSSATFIPFFAMQEAATITGATTLARLGKAKVLPFSVVRNADDKGYTIEIMPALDNFPGENEVIDAKRGNKIIEGIINRSPSQYMWLHRRFKTRPNQDDPSLYK from the coding sequence GTGGTAGAAAAAGCCCAATTTTCGACTCATCTATTTCACCCCAAATATTGGCTACTCTGGTTCGGTGTGGGTTTGATGCGCCTGACACAGCTGCTGCCCCTATCGATACAGATGAAACTAGGTAGCCTCATAGGGCGCTTAGCGAAAGCCGTCATGGGCAGTCGAGTCAATACTGCCAAGCGTAATTTGGAACTTTGCTTCCCCGAGATGAGCGCAAGTGAACGACAAGACTTGCTGAACCGTAATTTTGAAGAGACCGGTAAGGCCATCTTCGATACCATCAATGCCTGGTGGTGGTCCGATGCCAAAGTGCAAAGCCACATGAGCATCAAAGGCCAGCAACATGTCGAAAACACACTCTCTGACGGCCATGGCGTTATCCTGTTCGCCGTACATTGCCTGCCCCTAGAGATGGGCGCGAGAGTATTTGGCCAGTTTCAACCCGGCGTAGGTGTCTATCGCCCCCATAACAATGCTGTGATGGAATACCTACAGGTCAAGGGACGTCTGCGTTCCAATAAGGCTCTGGTATCTAAACGGGATCTGCGGCAGATGATACGTTGCCTTCGCAGTCCGGATGTTATCTGGTACACGGCAGATCAAGATTTTGGCCGCTCTAGTGCCACATTTATTCCCTTCTTCGCCATGCAAGAAGCGGCGACGATCACAGGTGCCACCACCTTGGCACGCTTGGGCAAGGCTAAGGTATTACCCTTCAGTGTGGTCCGTAACGCCGATGATAAAGGCTACACCATAGAGATCATGCCAGCCCTAGATAACTTCCCTGGTGAAAATGAGGTTATAGATGCTAAGCGAGGCAATAAGATCATCGAAGGCATCATCAATCGCAGTCCCAGCCAGTATATGTGGCTACACCGTCGCTTCAAGACACGTCCTAATCAGGATGATCCATCGCTATATAAATAA
- a CDS encoding TetR family transcriptional regulator → MAKRSKAQTELTIKQILDEALQQVLSIGYESMSYTTLSEATGISRTGISHHFPRKLEFLIRLDADIVGLFIHELDFSTPAALEGSWMKALKNHRFCAILRLFFSLCGYSGKDTSLFKAIDIARDKAISSLGLKGEGVFNDLLGRSAVVLLSRDYGIEVEAA, encoded by the coding sequence ATGGCTAAACGTTCGAAAGCGCAAACAGAGCTAACAATAAAGCAGATTTTGGATGAGGCGTTACAGCAAGTTTTATCCATCGGCTATGAGTCTATGTCTTATACCACCTTGTCAGAGGCGACCGGTATCAGTCGCACAGGCATCAGCCATCATTTTCCTCGTAAACTTGAGTTCTTGATACGATTAGATGCCGATATAGTGGGACTCTTTATTCATGAGTTGGATTTTTCGACACCCGCGGCATTAGAGGGCTCTTGGATGAAGGCGCTGAAAAATCATCGTTTTTGCGCCATCCTACGTCTATTTTTTAGTTTGTGTGGTTATTCCGGTAAAGATACCAGTCTGTTTAAGGCGATCGATATCGCCAGAGATAAGGCTATATCAAGCTTGGGCTTAAAAGGTGAGGGTGTATTCAATGATCTGCTGGGGAGGAGTGCCGTGGTATTGCTCTCCAGAGACTATGGTATTGAGGTAGAGGCTGCATAG
- a CDS encoding rhomboid family intramembrane serine protease yields MSMKCPGCSATQMKVYDFHGEEVDSCQDCGGIWFENGELNRALSKADNGDDSVRVEETLGQHLGGSNRQCDQCDSAMARYYLMDGYQIEVDVCHSCSGVWIDEAERTKVVQSPRVKALLSELDAKISTKTWLFQFLSQMPVEFNIKPKRRPVITYLLLALNIMIFAAYGFNYEMTDRVFDNFAMRASDIVDGNHVWTLLSHMFLHGDLMHLAGNMYFLYVVGDNLEDSLGRMRFLGLYLLCGFAAAAAQIMADPTSGIYMVGASGAIAGLFGMYLLWFRHASLTFMFVIYQKKLSPMAFFTIWLAFNILGMLMAGEGVAYWAHIGGFAAGLVIGLLMKHKVMETNPILAMLNEPEVKVTR; encoded by the coding sequence ATGAGTATGAAATGCCCTGGGTGCAGTGCTACCCAAATGAAAGTGTATGACTTTCATGGTGAGGAGGTCGATAGCTGTCAAGACTGTGGTGGTATTTGGTTTGAAAATGGAGAGCTTAACCGTGCCCTATCTAAGGCTGATAATGGTGACGACAGTGTCCGTGTCGAAGAAACTTTAGGCCAACATTTAGGCGGCTCTAATCGTCAATGTGATCAATGTGACAGTGCCATGGCGCGTTACTACCTAATGGATGGATATCAGATAGAGGTCGATGTTTGTCACAGCTGTAGCGGTGTTTGGATTGATGAGGCTGAAAGAACTAAAGTGGTGCAATCACCCAGAGTGAAAGCCCTATTATCCGAGTTGGATGCAAAAATTAGCACTAAGACCTGGCTGTTTCAGTTTCTTTCGCAGATGCCGGTTGAATTTAATATTAAACCTAAGCGCCGCCCAGTAATAACTTACCTTTTACTTGCCTTGAATATCATGATTTTTGCCGCCTATGGCTTCAATTATGAGATGACAGATCGCGTATTCGATAACTTTGCCATGCGAGCCAGCGATATTGTCGACGGTAATCATGTCTGGACCTTGTTGAGTCATATGTTCCTCCATGGTGACTTGATGCATCTGGCTGGCAACATGTATTTTCTTTATGTGGTGGGTGACAACTTAGAGGATTCTTTAGGCCGTATGCGATTCTTAGGGCTTTATCTCTTATGTGGTTTTGCCGCTGCGGCAGCCCAGATTATGGCTGATCCGACTTCGGGTATCTATATGGTAGGTGCAAGCGGGGCTATCGCTGGTTTATTTGGCATGTATCTACTGTGGTTCCGTCATGCCAGCCTGACTTTCATGTTTGTTATCTATCAGAAGAAATTGAGTCCCATGGCATTTTTTACCATTTGGCTAGCCTTTAACATTCTCGGTATGCTGATGGCTGGAGAAGGCGTGGCCTATTGGGCGCATATCGGCGGTTTTGCTGCCGGGCTTGTCATAGGCTTACTGATGAAACATAAGGTTATGGAGACTAATCCTATCTTGGCCATGCTCAACGAACCTGAAGTTAAAGTGACCAGATAA
- a CDS encoding flavin monoamine oxidase family protein produces the protein MDMKECLWSQKSAEEPITVIVGGGVSGLYAAWKLGAAGKRVVLVEASPDRIGGRIETIELEGFTAEFGPMRFEPTLQPTFDNLIKSLDIEYIDFVGPTAEKMEFPKYDVLPEESDMDALTLLKRGIMLIMGQEPNDQDWIDKQTEDDYRRWRKHQKLKGRNLWQMGFWNALSADGVLSHQALMKVRDTGTFYHMIPENLNAIEWIIWWMRALKTVGQDLVSIKGGTAKITDTLLSKLQAMPNVDIFQGYELLSFNECHEQQQYIELFFNHRREKVKAYADRLILALPQLPLKKLGRSLPPHVEDLLDTVNGFAMLKIFFVTDTPWWNYDQKPQQYSNRMPTRELHYYRRDNAEESDGYGMVMLYTDRPATEFWRHYVVDQNNHDRAEMDKNNELVNEFAKFIARDVKHELTSDDSGKPLNLTPYAIELFSNATLDEAAEMIRRSIITYGIHDWACEPFGAANHGWKPNVQSWKVQQTLKSFSLGSGRNNVHICGEAYSDYHGFVEGALNSVHLVIDDLLEA, from the coding sequence ATGGATATGAAAGAATGCCTCTGGTCGCAAAAGAGTGCAGAAGAGCCTATTACTGTGATTGTTGGTGGTGGTGTTTCCGGCCTCTATGCCGCATGGAAATTAGGAGCAGCAGGTAAGAGAGTTGTATTAGTGGAAGCTTCTCCTGACCGCATTGGAGGAAGAATTGAAACCATAGAGTTGGAAGGGTTTACCGCCGAATTTGGTCCAATGCGTTTCGAGCCCACATTGCAACCTACCTTTGATAACCTGATTAAGTCTCTGGATATCGAATATATAGACTTTGTTGGCCCAACAGCTGAAAAAATGGAGTTTCCTAAGTACGACGTACTCCCGGAAGAAAGTGACATGGACGCCCTGACACTTTTAAAAAGAGGCATCATGCTTATCATGGGGCAAGAGCCAAACGATCAGGATTGGATAGATAAGCAAACGGAAGACGATTATCGACGCTGGAGAAAACATCAGAAATTAAAAGGCCGGAATTTATGGCAAATGGGCTTTTGGAATGCATTAAGTGCCGATGGGGTACTCAGCCATCAGGCGCTAATGAAGGTGAGAGACACGGGCACTTTCTACCATATGATCCCGGAAAATCTCAATGCAATAGAATGGATAATTTGGTGGATGCGTGCATTGAAAACTGTGGGCCAAGACCTAGTCAGTATAAAAGGCGGCACAGCAAAAATAACCGATACCTTGTTGTCTAAGCTACAAGCCATGCCTAATGTTGATATATTTCAAGGATATGAGCTGCTTTCATTTAATGAATGTCATGAACAGCAGCAATATATTGAACTGTTTTTTAACCACCGCCGGGAAAAAGTGAAGGCTTACGCAGATAGGTTGATCTTGGCCTTGCCGCAACTGCCATTGAAAAAACTGGGTCGCTCACTTCCGCCACATGTCGAGGACTTGCTTGATACCGTAAATGGTTTTGCCATGCTGAAAATCTTTTTTGTCACCGACACCCCTTGGTGGAATTACGACCAAAAACCACAACAATACTCTAATAGAATGCCCACTCGAGAGTTGCATTATTATCGCCGTGACAACGCAGAAGAAAGCGATGGTTACGGTATGGTTATGCTTTACACCGACAGGCCAGCGACCGAGTTTTGGCGACATTATGTGGTCGATCAAAATAATCATGATCGCGCAGAAATGGACAAGAATAACGAACTGGTCAATGAGTTTGCTAAATTTATTGCTCGGGATGTTAAGCATGAACTCACCTCTGATGACAGTGGCAAGCCACTGAATCTGACACCTTATGCCATAGAGCTTTTCTCCAATGCAACATTGGATGAGGCGGCTGAGATGATTCGTCGCTCGATTATTACCTATGGTATTCATGACTGGGCTTGTGAGCCTTTTGGTGCAGCGAATCATGGTTGGAAACCTAATGTGCAGTCATGGAAGGTCCAGCAAACGCTAAAAAGCTTCTCTCTTGGCTCGGGCCGCAATAACGTTCATATTTGTGGTGAGGCATATTCCGATTATCACGGATTTGTGGAAGGTGCCCTGAACTCAGTCCACCTGGTTATTGATGATCTACTCGAGGCATAA